The window GAAAGGAAATTATGTAGGATTTGTTGATGCCGACGGAGCAACGCCAGCCTATGAACTCCAACGGATTTGGGATCACATTGACACACATAAAGATATTGATTTAATTGTTGGCTCTCGAATTCCAATGCTTGGTAGAAGTGTAAAAAAATCGTTTTATCGACACATCGCCAATCGAGTATTTTCTTATTATTTTCATAAAATATTTAAAATACAAATGTATGATCCACAGTGTGGATGTAAAATATTCAAAAAATCATTGTATGAAACTATGAAAGAAAAAATAACCGACTTACGTTGGTTATGGGACACACAATTGATTGTATTATCCTACCGAAATCAAAAGAAGATTTTTGAATTTCCGATTGATTGGAATGAAATTCCTGATTCAAAATTCAACTTCCTAAAAGATTCTTGGGTAGTTCTTTATTCTGCTTGGAAATACAGAAACATCATTTGATGTACAAATCAGCCCCTGCTTGGAATTTTTTCTTTTCCGAGATTCCATAGATTTTTTTTGGAGAACTTATTCCTTTTAATTTATGTTCTCCTAACTCTTCCCATCGAACAGGAATTTGGTGCGCCAAACTTTCTGAAGCAAGAACTGCTTTTCCCAATTCGCCACACATGCCGGCAATTCTACTCGTAAGATTGACTGCTTCCCCGATGACTGTAAAATCCAATCGATCAAAAGATCCAATATTTCCATAAAGAATTTCGCCAGAATGTAAGCCCACTCCATGATGGATTGAAATTTTACCTTCGGATTCCCTACGATTGTTCAACTTTGAAAGTTCATCACCTAATTTACGTACGGCTAGTAATACTTTTTTCCCGACGACTAGTTTGTTCCTTTCATGATAAGGGAAAACAGCTAGGATTCCATCACCTAATAATTTCAAAACCTCTCCTCCAAATTTTTCGATTTGAGGAATGGCAATTCCAAAATAATCATTTAATAATTGAATGACTTCGGTCGGAGAAAGTGTTTCACTGATTCCAGAATAATTCCGAATATCCGAAAACCAAATCACAGATTGGATATTGTCCAACTCACCTAAATATATTTTTCCTGAGTAAACAGTAGAACCTGTCCTTTTGCCTAAGTAGATACTTAACAGGGATTCGGTGAGCTCTGATTGGATGAAAGTCCACCATTTCAGTGCAATTAAATGTAGAGATTTTGTTAAAAAATCCAGTTCCGATTGATCAAATCCAAAAGGTTTTTTCGTAAGTAAACTTAAGAAAGCATAACTATTCCCTTTTTGGATCACAGGCACTGCAAAGTATCCAGTGGCACCAGAAGGAGCAAGTTCCTCCAAAATTGGATAAGGAAATGGCCCCGTATATCCTTCTTCAAATTGATAATAATACGTTTTTTTCGAAGTCAAAACATATTGGATCGGACTTGCTGTGAATTGCGAAGATTGAATTGAACCTAATCTAAATTTGGTGACGCGAACAAATGAGTTTGGAAATTCAAAAAATCGACTGGAATGGAATAAGGTATCCACCTGTAGATCAAACATTTTTTTTTGGTCATTCGAGGCCCAAAGGTATGCAAGCGTTTCTACCTGCGGATGTAAGGTTCTTGTTCCCATATTGCCTCGGATAATTTCCAATCCCAAAGTTTGCAAATATTGAATATAGGAATGAAATAATAAAGAGGGAGAATCGATTTTAGGCATCTCAACCAAATACCAATCCATAAATGAATCGAGTAAAGATTTGGAATCGTTCGTCATGGAATGTTTATTGGATTAGGAAAAGAAAAGAAGGCAAGAAAATAAAGAAAGAAAAATCACCCTGCCAAGAGACAGGGTGATGTGCAAAAATTATTTGAGTTTTGCATCCAAACGTTTTTGTACTGCTTCCATAAATTGGAATGTATCCAATTCTGTTTTTTTGGCAGCAGTAGAAAGAGAAAGTAGATCTTTTGTCATTTCTCCTCCTTCGATGGTTTCGATAATGGCTTCTTCCAATTTGTGAGCAAAATTCACTACATCAGGAGTTCCATCAAGTTCACCACGTTTTGCCAATGCACCCGTCCAAGCAAAAATGGATGCGACAGAATTTGTCGAAGTGGTTTCCCCTTTTTGGTACTTTCGGTAGTGGCGAGTCACAGTTCCGTGAGCCGCTTCGTATTCATACTTTCCATCTGGAGACACTAGCACAGAAGTCATGAGTCCAAGTGAACCAAACCCTGATGCAACCATATCACTCATCACATCACCATCATAGTTCATGAGAGCCCAAAGTTGACCACCTTCGTTTTTCATGATTTGTGCAACAGCATCATCAATGAGGTAGTAACTATAAGTGATACCTGCCGCTTTCATCGCTGCGTCTTGTTCTTTTGCCATGGTATCAAAGATATCACGGAAACGTGCGTGGTATTTTTTAGAAATTGTATCTTTTGTTGCAAACCAAATGCTGATCTTTTCAGACAAAGCATAGTTAAAACATGCTTTTGCAAAAGACTTAATTGATTCATCTAAGTTGTGCATAGCAAGAGCAACACCTGAACCTTTGAATTCATTCACAAGAAGTCTTTGTTTTTCGTTTCCAGAAGCATCCGTATAAACAAGTTCAACTTTACCTGGACCATCTACAGAAATTTCAACATCACGATAAATATCACCATAAGCATGACGACCAATCGCAATTGGTTTTTTCCAAGAATTCACCGCAGCTGGAATGTTTTTTATGATGATCGGTTTACGAAATACAGTTCCATCTAAGATCGCTCGGATTGTTCCGTTAGGAGATTTCCATTCTTGTTTTAAATTGTATTCTTTTACACGGTCAGCATTTGGAGTGATGGTTGCACATTTAACACCTACGCCATGTTTTTTAATCGCGTTAGCAGAATCAACAGTCACTTGGTCATCAGTTTTATCTCGATACTCAACACCTAAGTCATAATACTCTAAAGTAATATCTAAGTAAGGGTGAATGAATCGATCTTTGATTTCTTTCCAGATGATTCTTGTCATTTCATCGCCGTCTAACTCAACTAACGGTGTTTTTACTTTAATTTTTCCCATTGATTTCTCCTAAACTCTTTCCATTTTGATTCTAATTTATAATACTTAATTTGGATTTGCCATGTATGTATTCCAAAGATGATGACAAAACTCTGTCGAATTATTAATCGCTCCTGAAATCGTATGAATTCCAGTAAGAGATGTATATCTTTTTCTATAGGCATCCGTCTGCGAAATGAGAGAAAGTTTCGATTCTAATTGTAATAAAACTTCTTTCCAAACATCACATTGAGCTTTTACCAATGGATCGGTTGCTTTGATTTTCAGTTGGTGGGCTTCGGAAATTTGTATTTCCCAAAAATGAGATGGGAATGCCGGTGGAGTGTATCGGTCACGAATGGATTCCAAATCTTTTTCGATCTCTTGGTCTTTGAAACTATTAAAAAAGAAAAAACTACTAATCTTTAATGAGATGGGTAGGTAAAAACGGAAGGTTTTATCATAGGAAACCATCTGATGCAAAACCCACTCAGGTGATTTTCCGCTGTCAGTTTTGCCTACAAAGGATTTGCCATCCAAATGCGACAATTCATCAAAACAATATTGGGCGAAACGAAGTTTCTCTTTCCAGAATATTTCTAAGATCTCCGTGACCATGTCCGTTTCGTTCATCCTGGATAGGGGAAAGTATTTTTCAAGTGCGAATCCTTTTTTGAGAACCAAGTGTTGAGGATGTTTACCACTCCATGGTATGAACGATGATGAGCTTTCCTGGCGTGAACTTCTGACAAAAAAGGAAGAATTTCTACATATCCTCCGAATTCTGAACCACTATTACGAAATGCGAGGGGAAACCAAATCCAAACAATTTGGCTTTCGTCGCCTCCTAGCCGATTCTGACCCAAATTCCGTGCAGATCTTTTTTGCAAGGCTTGGCCCATTTGAATACCAAGTCGCCTGCCGTATCCTTCCCAACGAGGAAACGGAAACCTGGATCCATATAGATGGGATCGCAGAAGAACGAGAACGATTGCAAACCATTGGCAATCAGGATCATCCCGTGTTTTCACTGGTCTGCCTCGGTGATCTGTATGGGATTTCCGTACCGACTCTTCTCTCCATTTAAAGGAAATCCCCAAGAAAAACCTTGCTTCTTTTTCTGGGTCGTTTTAGGATTTGGCGGTGCAATGGCGATCCCTTTCCATCAAAATCATTTTGTTTGGTTGTTTCACGATTGCGCAGGCAAACCCTCTTTTTGCGGAAGATTTTAAAACCCAACACTTCGCAGAGGAAGGGTATCTCCAAGGTTGGAATTTTACCTTTCGAAACGAAAAGTACAATGTATTTGCTACCTTTTTAGTGAGTAATTTTGGACCAGGATCACTTAACAACGGCATATCGTTACTTTTAAAAGCAAAAGACCAACCTGTATTTTATTCCACCCGCGAGTTTGATGCAGATGAATATGAATTCAAAAAAGGAAAGTTTTACCAACGCAGTGGGGAAAACTGGATGGAATATAAAAACGGTATTTATTCCTTTTATATGAACTATGGGGATTGGGAAATCAAACTAGACTACAAACCTCGCCGAGGCAATGTCCCGATTTCCCAAGGTAGATTTCCTTTGATGGAAAAAGGAAAATTCGTACAAGCAGACATTCCATTTTCTTACTCTTCTGTGACAGGCACCATTCGGTACAAAGATGTGATCGAAGAAGTGAAAGGAGTCGGAGGATTGGAACACATCTTAACAAACGAAGCTGTGTACCAGTTTTCCAAAAAATGGGAGCTTGTCAGGTCGCGGACAAGTGATGGTTATCGAATTTTTACAGGTGGATTTCTTGGAAATTCCAACTTCCCTGGAGAGTTTTATCGAAGAGTGGCCGTACTCAACCCATCTGGAAATTTAATTTTAGAAGGGACAGTGGAACGAGTAGAAGTTTTGGAATGGGAAAAGGAACCTACTTCCGGTTATACGATTCCAAAATCAGAAATTTTATACTTCCAAAATGAAACATGTAAATTGAATGTCAAACGAACTCGTCCCATTGCCACCATGAGTGCTTTGGAAAATATTTCGTCTTTTTTACGCTTTTTTATCCAATTGTTTTTTGCAAAACCTTACCAAATCCATTGGATCGCAGAACTTAAGTTAGAGTGCCCAGAATATTCAGGAGAAGCAAAAGGTTACCATTCCAATTATTTAATCAATGAGTGAGTCAAAGATTGATTGATTCTTTCATTGAAAGACATTCCCAATCACTCGAAAATTGAGTCAAAGGGCCAAACCATTCTTTCTACAATATAAACTTTTGGCCTTCATGGGCAATGTGAACCTGCATACCACCTGGTTTCAGGAGCCTTGCTTCATCCAAAATGATCCTTGCCACTTCATGGTCGGTATGGTCTGGTTCATGGTGAGTCAACACAACAGAACGAATCTCCATCATCTCAGCAAATTCAACTGCCTTACTGACAGCTGTATGCCCCCATCCAATTTTTTTCTCAGCCTCTGAAGTGCTATATTGTGCATCGATGATGATGAGATCGGCCCCAGCAATTTGAGGTTTCATCTTTAATAGATGTTCTCTATCTTCTTCGCGGTATTCTACATCTGTACAAAATAAAAAGATTTTATTCCCTTCTCTGATACGATACCCCGTGCAGGACCCAGGATGGCGAAGACCAAAGGGAATGATTTTTAATCCACCTAACATATAGGATTCAAATTCTTTCCATAAGTGGAAATGTTTTTTAGACGCCATTTGTTGGAAGGTGATGGGAAAGTTTTCTGGGTGTTGTTGTCTCTCCAACCGTTCTTGTAAATTTGGAATACAGGAATAAAAATGAATGTTCACTGACGGTGAATAACCAGGTTTGAAAAATGGCCAACCTTGGATATGATCCCAATGTGTATGTGAAACAAGGATATGGAGATCCATGTCCTTACCGCTGAAAGCTTCGGGAGCCAATTGGTTTCCAAGGACTCGTAAGCCCGTTCCCATGTCCAAAATGACCCTTTCGCCTCCGTCCCCTTCAATGAGGACACAAGTTGTATTCCCACCTAAGTCTTGTGAAAGTGGAATGGGTAGGTGGTTTAGAAACTCTTCTTCCGAAAATCCACTTGGATCTTTTTTCCACTCTTCTTTGGCCAAATGCAGAATCTTTAAGGTTTTTTCTCGTTGTTCCTGTTTTGATATCGGTGTAGGAAGGGAACCTCGTACACCAAAAAGAGTTATTTTCATCTAGTTCCTTTTTAAAATCCTGACATTAAATCATCGGAAGAAATGCAATTGTTAGTTAATCCAGAAATCCAAGAAAAACTTTGGAAGTTTACTACCAAAACTTCCTATCAATCAGACTATCTCCTGCAACCTAACGAACGTGGGAAAAAAATCGATCTAAAAAAATCTTTCCCATCAACAACCACTCAGTTTGTTTTAGAGCTTGGCTCGGGTTGGGGTGAAGTTGCCATTGAATTGGCAAAAAATGACCACCAAACAGGTTACCTACTGATGGAAAAAAAGGTAAACCGAATCATCCACACAGAAAAACAAAGGAAAACACTCGGATTAGAGAATATTCGTTATATGACAGTTAACTTCCAATGGTTTTTCGATGAGTTACTCGAGAAAGAAATTTTTGACAAAATCATCATCAACTTTCCCGATCCATGGCCCAAAAAAAAACACCGCAAGAATCGACTCATGCAGCCCTATATGTTACAACAGATATACACATTGCTAAAACCAGGTGGTGAACTTTTTTTTGCGACTGACTACGGCCCGTATGCGAGAAAAACCATCTCCTTGTTTCGAAAATTCCCAAACTTTCAATGGAAGGAGAAGGAATATGAATTCGAAAGGCCTAATTTCCCGATTTCTTTCTTCGAGGCCGAAAAAAGAAACGAAGGGAAAACAATTTATTATCTAAAACGAATCAAAGCAATTTGAACTGACAGTTGTGTTAGAGTCCACTGCTCCCGTAACCTCATGTGAACGGGAGATCCAATCGATCGATTGTTAGTCCACTGTAATCGTACTGATCCTAAGTCCATCACGGTCTCCTTTCCAAGGAACCGAAGTTTTTTCTCTACCTTTGATGAGGAGTAATTCTTTGGATTTGCCCTCTACAACGAGCCCATCCATCGGGAAATAAAAGTCCCCTTCAATTTTGTAAGAATCCTTCCATTTCGATCCACCTTTCCAAAGATAGGTGGTATCGTCTGTATTCACTAGGAGTGATTCAGGGTTTTTGACTACGGAACGTACGGATTCCGTTTTGCCAATGGCATATAATTTTGCTTTTTCTGTCCCTTCGTAGATTTGTCCACCAAGTTGTACTAGGCAGGATTCTTCTAAACAACCAAGGAAATGAGCCGACTCTTTCGAATCTTTTTTATTGATAGGCAATGATACTTTTGTTTCTTTTTCATTGGTCACACCAGGTGTGATCACTTGGACCAAAAATTCTTTTTTGGAATCTCTGATGACAAAAAGTTTACCTTCACCATTCAGAGAAAATCCCACATAATCATTTCCATTCCACTCTTCTTGGATTTCCAAGTTTGGATTGGTTCGAACCAATTTTCTGTTTGGAGATTTTTCCTTTTCTAAAAGTAGATAAAAACCATTGGAATCTGCCGATCCCTGTTTGACTTTCCAACCAGCTAATACCTGTTTCTTGAAGGTCATTTTTCCAGATTCAGGGTAAATTTTTGTCGCGGTATCATTGGATATTCCAACAAGTTCCTTCCCAGCCACAAGTAATTG of the Leptospira biflexa serovar Patoc strain 'Patoc 1 (Paris)' genome contains:
- a CDS encoding adenylate/guanylate cyclase domain-containing protein, which gives rise to MTNDSKSLLDSFMDWYLVEMPKIDSPSLLFHSYIQYLQTLGLEIIRGNMGTRTLHPQVETLAYLWASNDQKKMFDLQVDTLFHSSRFFEFPNSFVRVTKFRLGSIQSSQFTASPIQYVLTSKKTYYYQFEEGYTGPFPYPILEELAPSGATGYFAVPVIQKGNSYAFLSLLTKKPFGFDQSELDFLTKSLHLIALKWWTFIQSELTESLLSIYLGKRTGSTVYSGKIYLGELDNIQSVIWFSDIRNYSGISETLSPTEVIQLLNDYFGIAIPQIEKFGGEVLKLLGDGILAVFPYHERNKLVVGKKVLLAVRKLGDELSKLNNRRESEGKISIHHGVGLHSGEILYGNIGSFDRLDFTVIGEAVNLTSRIAGMCGELGKAVLASESLAHQIPVRWEELGEHKLKGISSPKKIYGISEKKKFQAGADLYIK
- a CDS encoding MBL fold metallo-hydrolase — translated: MKITLFGVRGSLPTPISKQEQREKTLKILHLAKEEWKKDPSGFSEEEFLNHLPIPLSQDLGGNTTCVLIEGDGGERVILDMGTGLRVLGNQLAPEAFSGKDMDLHILVSHTHWDHIQGWPFFKPGYSPSVNIHFYSCIPNLQERLERQQHPENFPITFQQMASKKHFHLWKEFESYMLGGLKIIPFGLRHPGSCTGYRIREGNKIFLFCTDVEYREEDREHLLKMKPQIAGADLIIIDAQYSTSEAEKKIGWGHTAVSKAVEFAEMMEIRSVVLTHHEPDHTDHEVARIILDEARLLKPGGMQVHIAHEGQKFIL
- a CDS encoding glycosyltransferase, with the protein product MKKNHLSIIIPCYNECNRLPQYLDTLMITFQKKSNVDFIIVDDGSPKKEFLKLKQNIEHHLSNPKIQLLRYELNLGKGGAIQFGLQVAKGNYVGFVDADGATPAYELQRIWDHIDTHKDIDLIVGSRIPMLGRSVKKSFYRHIANRVFSYYFHKIFKIQMYDPQCGCKIFKKSLYETMKEKITDLRWLWDTQLIVLSYRNQKKIFEFPIDWNEIPDSKFNFLKDSWVVLYSAWKYRNII
- a CDS encoding LIC_13246 family protein: MNDDELSWRELLTKKEEFLHILRILNHYYEMRGETKSKQFGFRRLLADSDPNSVQIFFARLGPFEYQVACRILPNEETETWIHIDGIAEERERLQTIGNQDHPVFSLVCLGDLYGISVPTLLSI
- a CDS encoding NADP-dependent isocitrate dehydrogenase — translated: MGKIKVKTPLVELDGDEMTRIIWKEIKDRFIHPYLDITLEYYDLGVEYRDKTDDQVTVDSANAIKKHGVGVKCATITPNADRVKEYNLKQEWKSPNGTIRAILDGTVFRKPIIIKNIPAAVNSWKKPIAIGRHAYGDIYRDVEISVDGPGKVELVYTDASGNEKQRLLVNEFKGSGVALAMHNLDESIKSFAKACFNYALSEKISIWFATKDTISKKYHARFRDIFDTMAKEQDAAMKAAGITYSYYLIDDAVAQIMKNEGGQLWALMNYDGDVMSDMVASGFGSLGLMTSVLVSPDGKYEYEAAHGTVTRHYRKYQKGETTSTNSVASIFAWTGALAKRGELDGTPDVVNFAHKLEEAIIETIEGGEMTKDLLSLSTAAKKTELDTFQFMEAVQKRLDAKLK
- the trmB gene encoding tRNA (guanine(46)-N(7))-methyltransferase TrmB, whose translation is MLVNPEIQEKLWKFTTKTSYQSDYLLQPNERGKKIDLKKSFPSTTTQFVLELGSGWGEVAIELAKNDHQTGYLLMEKKVNRIIHTEKQRKTLGLENIRYMTVNFQWFFDELLEKEIFDKIIINFPDPWPKKKHRKNRLMQPYMLQQIYTLLKPGGELFFATDYGPYARKTISLFRKFPNFQWKEKEYEFERPNFPISFFEAEKRNEGKTIYYLKRIKAI